The following coding sequences are from one Scomber scombrus chromosome 20, fScoSco1.1, whole genome shotgun sequence window:
- the gjd4 gene encoding gap junction delta-4 protein, which produces MALSSASEVIFISVNHSITLMGKVWFIVMIFLRVLILLFAGYPLYQDEQERFVCNTIQPGCANVCYDLFSPISPFRFWLVQLITLSLPYIIFIIYVVHKVSNGLTLDLNSSGPIKTMQVCKIHQELFSNTSENKMPLWAEREWARCFTGAYILHLMFRTLLEAGFGAAHYYLFGFYIPRRFLCQHTPCTTQVDCYISRPTEKTVMLNFMLGGAALSLFLNVLDFICAIKRSVRQKSKRKMIVEKIYEEEQCFLSAVGGSRGIDPNACLTQQDLEVEASQTGSFRKRQGSKGSSRGGSLVLGQGAPCLERSSLRCSPVPLGCNTNGNNGCSASQEEALDRNGSEQALCPPEPMGTPRSIRVSKRSRLKPPPPPRRDLGVLPGVPARPTREVSTATAVSTRRMGQYTLVELGSGAELQTNDEGQDKRSEWV; this is translated from the exons ATGGCATTATCAAGTGCTTCCGAGGTCATCTTTATCTCTGTCAATCACAGCATCACCTTGATGG GAAAGGTGTGGTTCATTGTGATGATCTTCCTTCGTGTCCTGATCCTCCTCTTTGCTGGTTATCCTCTCTACCAGGATGAGCAGGAACGATTTGTATGCAACACCATTCAGCCTGGCTGCGCTAACGTATGCTACGATCTGTTTTCCCCCATCTCACCTTTCCGCTTCTGGCTGGTTCAGCTCATCACTTTAAGTCTCCCCTACATCATTTTTATCATCTACGTGGTCCATAAGGTCTCAAATGGGCTCACCCTGGACCTGAACTCCTCAGGTCCAATCAAAACTATGCAGGTGTGCAAGATTCACCAGGAGCTGTTCAGCAATACGTCTGAAAACAAGATGCCTCTCTGGGCTGAACGAGAGTGGGCCCGGTGCTTCACAGGAGCCTATATCCTCCATTTGATGTTCAGGACGTTGTTAGAGGCAGGGTTTGGGGCAGCTCACTATTATCTTTTTGGTTTCTACATCCCCAGGAGGTTCCTGTGCCAGCACACTCCCTGCACTACCCAGGTGGACTGCTACATCTCCAGGCCCACTGAGAAGACTGTGATGCTAAACTTCATGCTTGGTGGGGCcgctctgtctctttttctaaATGTGCTGGATTTCATCTGTGCCATCAAGCGCTCTGTGAGGCAGAAGAGCAAAAGGAAGATGATAGTGGAGAAGATATATGAGGAAGAGCAATGTTTCCTTTCAGCTGTTGGAGGTTCCAGGGGTATAGATCCAAATGCCTGTCTGACTCAACAGGATCTAGAAGTAGAGGCTTCTCAAACAGGGAGTTTCCGGAAGAGGCAAGGTAGCAAGGGTTCTAGCAGAGGGGGATCACTTGTTTTAGGTCAGGGGGCACCCTGTCTGGAGCGCTCCTCTCTCCGTTGCTCTCCAGTACCTCTGGGCTGCAACACAAACGGGAACAACGGCTGCTCTGCTTCCCAAGAGGAGGCTTTGGACAGGAATGGCAGCGAGCAGGCTCTCTGTCCCCCAGAACCCATGGGCACACCTAGATCCATTCGTGTTAGTAAACGCAGCCGACTCAAACCACCGCCACCGCCCAGACGGGACCTTGGTGTGCTCCCTGGGGTGCCAGCAAGACCCACCAGGGAAGTTTCCACAGCAACAGCAGTCTCTACCAGGCGGATGGGTCAATACACACTGGTTGAGTTAGGTAGTGGGGCAGAGCTCCAGACCAATGATGAAGGGCAGGATAAAAGATCAGAGTGGGTGTGA